In Seonamhaeicola sp. S2-3, the genomic window CTAGAGGGTTTTCTTTAATCACTTTTGAAAGATCATTATTATACGAACTAAAGCACGACAAAGTAAATCAAAAAAAATACCTTATACTCTCTGCTATGTCAGATATTGAAGCTTCTGTAAAGGATAGTGCATCCATGGGTGTTTTAGCAAGTATCATGTTTCAAGAAGGAGATATAGAACGTGCTCATCAGTATATTAATTTTTCGTTTGATGATGCCAATTTTTATAATTCTCAATTACGCTACGTCAACATCGCTAATAATTTACCGATGATTACTAAGGCTTATAACGAGAGGAGTGCCAAACAGAAAGAGAAACTTAAAAACTATTTAATCTTTATAAGTATACTCGCTGGTTTTTTAAGTATTGCCATTTATTTAGTTTTTAAACAAGTTAGAAAAGTTGCTGATGCCAGAAATAAACTAAAACTAGTAAATGAGCAACTTCAAGATTCTAACTTAAAATTGAATAATTCAAATAAAGAATTAAAACAACTCTATTTAGAACTTTCAGAATCCGATAAAGTAAAAGAGTATTATGTGGGTACGTTTCTAAACCTCTATTCTGAATACATCGATAAATTAGATGTGTATAGAAAACTTGTCAGAAAGTATATTGTTACAAATAAAACCCAAGAACTTTTAGAACTTACAAAATCTAAACAAGTGGTTGGTGCGGAAATAAAACTGTTTTACAAAAATTTTGATGAATCCTTTCTTCATATTCACCCTAATTTTATCGCTGAAGTTAATAAACTCTTAGTTCCAGAAGGGCAATTAATCGTAAAAAAGGGCGAAGCATTAAATACAGAATTGCGCATTTTGGCCTTAATTAGATTAGGGATTACCAACAGCTCTAAGATCTCAAAAATTTTAAGATATTCTGTAAATACCATATATAACTACAGAGTAAAGGTTAGAAATAACGCCATTGGCGACCGAAATTCTTTTGAAGACAAAGTAAAAAATATAGAATAAAATTACATATACAGTAATTTTATTCCTGTAATTTTATCAAATTCACACACATTTCACTACTTTTTTTCAAACATAATCTACCTTTTTTATAATTAT contains:
- a CDS encoding DUF6377 domain-containing protein — translated: MKFISLFVFLICVQGIYAYQSLDSLVSALESKMDKRDIFDQQKEERIKILKEKAAATTTLREKYLIINEIIDEYEFYSFDKALEYLEKNIKIAETLNNDIFLNKSKLSLSLLLVDSGRYKESIDVLNEIKRDSLPASLINNYYIAYKEGYSGLSYNTTVVRSKAYYSKLYTAYQDSLLLRLDPNSEESLRLKEKQFRDSRQLSEALKINSQRLKNVQMGSRGFSLITFERSLLYELKHDKVNQKKYLILSAMSDIEASVKDSASMGVLASIMFQEGDIERAHQYINFSFDDANFYNSQLRYVNIANNLPMITKAYNERSAKQKEKLKNYLIFISILAGFLSIAIYLVFKQVRKVADARNKLKLVNEQLQDSNLKLNNSNKELKQLYLELSESDKVKEYYVGTFLNLYSEYIDKLDVYRKLVRKYIVTNKTQELLELTKSKQVVGAEIKLFYKNFDESFLHIHPNFIAEVNKLLVPEGQLIVKKGEALNTELRILALIRLGITNSSKISKILRYSVNTIYNYRVKVRNNAIGDRNSFEDKVKNIE